The Bacillus sp. Y1 genome includes the window ACGCTCTTACAGGTCCTAACGCTATTGCATTCAGTAACGAAGATGTAGTTGCCCCAGCTAAAATTTTAAATGACTTCGCTAAAAAGCATGAAGCTCTTGAAATTAAAGCAGGTGTAATTGAAGGGAACGTTGCATCATTAGAAGATATTAAGGCTCTTGCTGAACTACCATCACGCGAAGGCTTACTATCTATGCTACTCAGCGTACTTCAAGCTCCAATCCGCAACCTTGCTCTTGCTACAAAAGCTGTTGCAGATCAAAAAGAAGAACAAGGCGCGTAAGTTAGAAATATCGTTCGTGAAATAAACTAAAACAAACACAATTTTAA containing:
- the rplJ gene encoding 50S ribosomal protein L10, which translates into the protein MSNAIETKKVIVDEIADKLKAAKTTVVVDYRGLNVSEVTELRKQLREAGIEFKVYKNSLTRRAAEASELAGLNDALTGPNAIAFSNEDVVAPAKILNDFAKKHEALEIKAGVIEGNVASLEDIKALAELPSREGLLSMLLSVLQAPIRNLALATKAVADQKEEQGA